From one Gracilinanus agilis isolate LMUSP501 chromosome 5, AgileGrace, whole genome shotgun sequence genomic stretch:
- the SINHCAF gene encoding SIN3-HDAC complex-associated factor: MFGFHKPKMYRSLEGCCICRAKSSSSRFTDSKRYEKDFQSCFGLHETRSGDICNACVLLVKRWKKLPAGSKKNWNHVVDARAGPSLKTTLKPKKVKTLSGSRIKSNQINKLQKEFKRHNSDAHSTTSSASPAQSPCYSNQSDDGSDVEMGSGSSRTPVFSFLDLTYWKRQKVCCGIIYKGRFGEVLIDTHLFKPCCGSKKAAADKAEEPRAEPPPASPREEW, from the exons ATGTTTGGTTTCCACAAGCCAAAGATGTACAGAAGCTTAGAGGGTTGCTGTATTTGCAGAGCCAAGTCGTCCAGTTCTCGCTTCACAGACAGCAAGCGCTACGAGAAGGACTTCCAGAGTTGCTTTGG CTTGCACGAGACACGCTCCGGAGACATCTGTAACGCCTGCGTGCTTCTGGTGAAGAGATGGAAGAAGCTGCCGGCGGGCTCCAAGAAGAACTGGAATCAC GTGGTCGACGCGCGGGCCGGCCCCAGTCTCAAGACGACGCTAAAACCAAAGAAAGTGAAAACTCTTTCGGGAAGTCGGATAAAGAGCAACCAGATCAACAAGCTGCAGAAGGAATTCAAGCGCCACA ACTCGGACGCTCACAGCACCACCTCTAGTGCCTCCCCCGCCCAGTCTCCCTGCTACAGCAACCAGTCGGACGACGGCTCGGACGTGGAGATGGGCTCCGGGTCCAGCAGGACCCCCGTCTTCTCCTTTCTGGATCTCACCTACTGGAAGAG GCAGAAGGTGTGCTGCGGGATCATCTACAAGGGCCGCTTCGGGGAGGTGCTCATCGACACGCACCTCTTCAAGCCCTGCTGCGGCAGCAAGAAGGCAGCCGCCGACAAGGCCGAGGAGCCGCGCGCCGAGCCCCCGCCCGCCTCCCCCCGGGAGGAGTGGTGA